The Esox lucius isolate fEsoLuc1 chromosome 5, fEsoLuc1.pri, whole genome shotgun sequence genome includes a region encoding these proteins:
- the pde6c gene encoding cone cGMP-specific 3',5'-cyclic phosphodiesterase subunit alpha' encodes MVDKDSVEKYLENNPQFAKEYFDKKVLPEVISTAFTENLEIKDPTSYKDVSLIQEANIIFDMVKEMYTTATVEKAIHKVLQRVCMILNADRCSYFVCRSRNGIPELATLLFNITPTSKYEDNLVNPNTEIVFPTDMGVVGWTAHSKKMQNVPDVTKNNRFSDFVDKQTGYKTKNMLSFPLVAEKEPIGVCMALNKIGAEEFTKADEDLWTKYMVFAQVIALQHHTLYMFNVESRRSQVLLWSASKVFEELTDIERQFHKALYTVRTYLNCERYSVGLLDMTKEKEFYDEWPIKLGDVEPYKGPKTPDGREVIFYKIIDYLLEGPKEEIKVIPGPPADHWALVSGLPTYVSENGFICNMMNVAADDYFTFQKEPVDDTGFVIKNVLSLPIVNKKEEIVGIATFYNRKDGKPFDEHDEQITEALTQFLGWSVLNCDTYDRLNRMEWRKDIAQEMLMCQSRCTNVEMQSILNTKEKFDADPEDCDQKEMYKLLRSNCPTAESVELLKFSFSDFPVTEHGLIMCGIRCFFELNVVEKFKVPAETLTRWMYTVRKGYRDITYHNWRHGFNVGQTMFCLLQTGKLRKYYSDLDAFAMVAAAFCHDIDHRGTNNLYQTKSGSPLAKLHGSSIMERHHLEYSKTLMGEESLNIFVNLQKRQFETVQHLFDVCIIATDLALYFKKRTMFQNIVNATEPMETEKEKIEHISNNAIRKEIIMAMMMTGCDLSAITKPWEVQSKVALMVAAEFWEQGDLERTVLDQQPIPMMDRNCAAELPKMQCGFINFVCAFVYKEFSRFHVEITPMYDGLNENLRNWKELADIHAAKIAAIEEEKKKLESPPAEVAEGGKSKTCTIA; translated from the exons ATGGTAGACAAGGATAGTGTGGAGAAGTACCTGGAGAACAATCCTCAGTTCGCCAAAGAGTATTTTGACAAAAAGGTGCTCCCAGAAGTAATCTCTACAGCGTTTACAGAAAACCTCGAGATCAAAGATCCGACCTCGTACAAAGATGTCTCCCTAATTCAAGAGGCCAACATCATCTTTGACATGGTCAAAGAAATGTACACGACAGCGACTGTGGAAAAAGCGATCCACAAGGTCCTGCAGAGAGTTTGCATGATTTTGAACGCAGACCGATGCAGTTACTTTGTGTGCCGATCTAGAAACGGAATACCCGAGCTTGCAACGTTGCTCTTTAACATCACTCCTACGTCCAAATATGAGGATAACCTGGTCAACCCCAATACTGAGATTGTTTTTCCAACTGATATGGGTGTCGTTGGATGGACAGCGCACTCAAAAAAGATGCAAAACGTTCCGGATGTTACGAAG AATAACCGCTTCAGTGACTTTGTTGACAAGCAGACAGGatacaaaaccaaaaacatgctaTCATTCCCCTTAGTGGCTGAAAAAGAACCCATTGGTGTTTGCATGGCACTAAACAAAATTGGAGCCGAAGAATTCACAAAAGCTGATGAGGAT CTCTGGACCAAGTACATGGTCTTTGCACAGGTCATTGCCCTGCAGCACCACACTCTTTACATGTTCAACGTGGAATCCAGAAGGAGTCAG GTCCTTCTATGGTCTGCCAGCAAAGTATTTGAGGAGCTGACAGACATTGAGAGACAGTTCCACAAAGCTCTGTACACTGTGAGAACCTACCTCAACTGTGAAAGATACTCTGTGGGACTGCTGGACATGACCAAAGAGAAG GAGTTCTATGATGAGTGGCCAATCAAACTGGGAGATGTAGAGCCATACAAGGGACCAAAGACCCCTGATGGAAGG GAAGTCATCTTTTACAAGATCATTGACTATCTCTTAGAAGGACCCAAAGAGGAAATCAAAGTCATTCC GGGCCCTCCGGCGGATCACTGGGCCCTAGTCAGTGGGCTCCCGACCTACGTGTCTGAAAACGGCTTC ATTTGTAACATGATGAATGTAGCCGCTGATGATTACTTCACCTTCCAG AAAGAACCTGTCGACGATACAGGCTTTGTCATCAAGAATGTTTTGTCCCTTCCCATTGTCAACAAAAAGGAAGAGATTGTGGGTATTGCCACTTTTTACAACAGGAAAGATGGAAAACCATTTGATGAACATGACGAACAAATCACTGAG GCCCTCACCCAGTTCCTGGGGTGGTCGGTGCTAAACTGCGACACGTATGACAGACTGAACAGGATGGAGTGGAGAAAGGATATCGCCCAGGAGATGCTAATGTGCCAGTCCAGATGCACGAATGTAGAAATGCAAAGCATACTG AACACAAAGGAGAAGTTTGATGCCGATCCAGAAGACTGTGACCAGAAGGAGATGTACAAACTCTTG CGATCAAATTGCCCTACTGCTGAGTCAGTGGAACTACTGAAATTCTCCTTCAGTGACTTCCCTGTGACCGAGCACGGCCTCATCATGTGTGGAATTCGCTGCTTCTTTGAGCTGAACGTGGTGGAGAAGTTCAAAGTGCCCGCTGAg ACTTTGACCCGATGGATGTACACTGTCCGGAAAGGTTACCGTGACATTACCTACCACAACTGGAGACATGGCTTCAATGTGGGCCAGACCATGTTCTGTCTTCTCCAG ACTGGCAAGTTGAGAAAATATTACTCTGACCTGGATGCCTTTGCCATGGTGGCTGCTGCATTCTGCCATGATATCGACCACAGAGGGACCAACAACTTATACCAGACAAA GAGTGGTTCGCCTTTAGCCAAACTGCATGGTTCCTCTATTATGGAGAGACACCATCTGGAATACAGCAAGACTCTTATGGGCGAGGAG AGCCTGAACATCTTTGTGAATCTCCAGAAGCGGCAGTTTGAGACTGTACAACATTTGTTTGATGTCTGCATCATTGCCACTGATCTGGCCTTGTACTTCAA AAAAAGAACAATGTTCCAGAACATTGTCAATGCCACTGAGCCAATGGAAACTGAGAAGGAGAAAATTGAACATATTTCCAACAACGCCATCAGGAAGGAAATCATCAT GGCCATGATGATGACAGGTTGTGACTTGTCTGCCATCACCAAACCATGGGAGGTCCAGAGCAAG GTGGCTCTCATGGTAGCAGCTGAGTTCTGGGAGCAAGGTGACTTGGAAAGGACCGTTCTTGATCAGCAACCCATT CCAATGATGGACAGGAACTGTGCAGCAGAATTACCAAAGATGCAGTGCGGTTTCATTAACTTCGTCTGCGCGTTCGTATACAAG GAA